The following proteins come from a genomic window of Edaphobacter sp. 4G125:
- a CDS encoding NUDIX domain-containing protein, protein MAKRSAGILMYRQKPSLEVFLVHPGGPFWAKKDLGAWSIPKGEYEDGEDPQEAARREFQEETGFSVGKALLELGTLKQTGGKNVSAWAFEGDCNPDDLHSNTCMIEWPPRSKRMMEIAEADRGGWFSLEEANLKILKSQLPFLDRFIAAIAEVVLLRRHKKIAIWSFRHSRRAETGEVLAINKRSTPQEVEVPEGVSDSFVTPSTGGGPILTKALQDKRLAIELCEVTIADIQE, encoded by the coding sequence ATGGCTAAAAGAAGTGCGGGTATTTTGATGTATCGCCAGAAGCCTTCTCTTGAGGTTTTTCTTGTGCACCCAGGAGGGCCTTTTTGGGCAAAGAAAGATCTGGGAGCATGGTCCATTCCGAAAGGAGAGTATGAAGATGGAGAAGATCCTCAGGAAGCTGCTCGTCGTGAATTTCAAGAGGAAACTGGATTTTCTGTGGGGAAAGCGTTGCTGGAACTGGGCACGTTGAAACAGACTGGTGGGAAAAATGTTTCAGCATGGGCCTTTGAAGGAGATTGCAATCCTGATGATCTGCACAGTAATACATGCATGATCGAATGGCCCCCGCGATCGAAACGGATGATGGAGATTGCGGAAGCGGATCGAGGGGGATGGTTTTCTCTGGAAGAAGCGAACCTAAAAATTCTGAAGAGTCAGTTGCCGTTTCTTGATCGTTTTATTGCAGCTATTGCAGAGGTCGTCTTGTTGAGACGACACAAAAAAATCGCGATCTGGTCGTTCAGGCATTCCAGAAGAGCAGAGACAGGAGAGGTGCTGGCGATCAATAAACGGTCGACCCCTCAAGAGGTTGAGGTTCCGGAAGGCGTCTCCGATTCTTTCGTCACACCCTCCACGGGAGGTGGGCCAATCCTAACTAAAGCGTTGCAGGACAAGAGGCTGGCCATCGAGCTCTGCGAGGTCACGATCGCCGATATTCAAGAGTGA
- a CDS encoding TIM barrel protein: MPKNEAVQSKQEQVWSVLDRFRIEVPSWGFANTGTRFGKFVQDAAATTIEEKFADAGEVNRLTGASPTVALHVLWDLPNGTADVEKIRALEKEHGVKAGSINPNLFQSQEYKFGSIANPNAAVRKVALDHLLESVEIGRSLGSKDISIWVSDGSNYPGTQSISRRIGWMEEVLGAMHAATSEGQRLLIEYKPFEPAFYHTDIADWGMALHLAQKAGPRAKVLVDTGHHAPGANIEQIVAWLLYVDALGGFHFNDRKYADDDLTLGSIDPYQLFRIFHEILSAPAAKTDGIAYMIDQSHNLKGKMEAMVQSVVTAQELFARAALIDRDTLAKLQDECRLVEAEELFRDSFWSDVRPVVRAWREARGLPVDPLQELQKSGYVEQIAKGRAQRNKGAVSSYA; this comes from the coding sequence ATGCCAAAGAACGAAGCGGTACAGTCAAAACAAGAGCAAGTCTGGTCCGTACTGGATCGCTTCCGGATTGAGGTTCCTTCGTGGGGTTTTGCCAATACCGGGACGCGATTTGGCAAATTTGTGCAGGACGCAGCCGCCACAACGATTGAAGAGAAGTTTGCCGATGCCGGAGAGGTGAACCGGCTGACGGGAGCGAGCCCTACGGTGGCACTGCATGTTCTCTGGGATCTCCCGAATGGAACGGCAGATGTAGAGAAGATTCGTGCGCTGGAGAAGGAGCATGGCGTCAAAGCAGGCTCGATCAATCCGAACCTGTTTCAGTCGCAGGAGTATAAGTTTGGCTCGATTGCGAACCCGAATGCAGCAGTCAGGAAGGTAGCTCTCGATCATCTACTGGAGTCGGTGGAGATTGGCCGGAGTTTGGGCAGCAAAGATATTTCGATCTGGGTTTCGGATGGATCGAACTACCCGGGGACACAGTCGATTAGCCGGCGGATCGGTTGGATGGAAGAGGTGCTTGGCGCGATGCATGCGGCGACGAGCGAAGGGCAACGGCTGCTGATCGAGTACAAGCCGTTTGAGCCGGCCTTTTATCACACGGACATTGCGGACTGGGGGATGGCGCTGCACCTAGCGCAGAAGGCAGGGCCTCGGGCAAAGGTCCTGGTGGATACGGGGCACCATGCGCCTGGGGCCAACATCGAGCAGATCGTTGCCTGGCTCCTGTATGTCGATGCGCTGGGAGGATTCCACTTTAATGACCGGAAGTATGCTGATGACGATCTGACTTTAGGATCGATTGATCCATATCAGCTCTTCCGTATCTTCCATGAGATTCTGAGTGCTCCTGCGGCAAAGACGGATGGGATTGCCTACATGATTGACCAGAGTCATAACCTGAAGGGCAAGATGGAGGCGATGGTCCAGAGCGTGGTGACAGCGCAGGAGTTGTTTGCGCGGGCGGCATTGATCGACCGGGATACTCTGGCGAAGTTGCAGGACGAGTGCCGATTGGTGGAGGCCGAGGAACTGTTTCGCGATAGCTTCTGGAGCGACGTTCGTCCAGTTGTGCGTGCCTGGCGTGAGGCTAGAGGGCTTCCAGTGGATCCATTGCAAGAACTACAGAAGAGCGGCTATGTCGAGCAGATTGCGAAAGGTCGAGCGCAGCGGAACAAGGGCGCGGTTTCGAGCTACGCCTGA
- a CDS encoding glycosyl hydrolase: MKRAAQRSYLSRMVFAVALGTLGASSLCAQSIDQVRHEFVAPPNDAKPMVRWWWFGPAVTKEEIAREIQQMHEGGFGGFELASVYPLALDDPQKGVRNLPYGSPEMVEMLQYAQQQGRALGMRADLTLGSGWPFGGPHISIDQAAGKLKIVVAELPINKLPELQEGDVPVAAFVANGTREHYDAATARQIPFPKDGRLLSQKKSTEPQVALFFISSHTRQMVKRAAVGGEGFVLDHMSRAAIDTHLLTVGESLLRGFSDAPPYAIFSDSLEVYGSDWTRDLPEEFKKRRGYDLIPHLPELAEGGTEQAEAVRHDWAVTLSDLVRENYLKPMADFAAAHGTRFRSQTYGTPAVTLSDERIPQLPEGEGPQWDSFSFTRWASSANHLFGNNVTSAETWTWLHSPVFRATPLDMKAEADRMFLEGVNQIIGHGWPYSPPYATEPGYSLYAAAVFNAHNPWWPVMPDVTRYLQRVSWILRQGQPANDVAVLLPEDDAQADFRPGHVSVTDEMKVKITPTLMHAILSSGHNLDYVDGPALKGLAGHSLLIVPPARRIRLQDLQQIHAYVRGGGKVIFIGAVPSMAPGLTDANDTPKIHALMTELQAGTVHVEGEEELSAAIERLIRPDLDVRSANGAVGFIRRHLPGAEIYFIANTSAETKTFPLRSSSGYSTAEWWNPESGSVTLAARDEPVALEPYGSRVLVLHKEAAPVISRAVSLKEDGAPIVLSQWVEEFPGSAGSPPLPSQKNASTIWTENSSTKFYSGEVRYETSFRLISSKAGEHIVLRFADGQALPNTQTRGKNGMRAWYDAPIREAAIVFINGERVGSLWHPPYELDVTQFVIAGENRIEIYVYNTAINELAGQTPRDYTALKAKYGDRFQMQDMDNLQPVPSGVFGPVRVVREVESH; this comes from the coding sequence ATGAAGCGCGCTGCGCAACGAAGCTATCTTTCAAGAATGGTATTTGCTGTCGCGTTGGGAACCTTGGGAGCGAGCTCTCTGTGTGCCCAGTCGATTGACCAAGTGCGACATGAATTTGTAGCTCCTCCGAATGATGCTAAGCCGATGGTTCGATGGTGGTGGTTTGGTCCTGCAGTTACGAAAGAAGAGATTGCCCGCGAGATTCAGCAGATGCATGAGGGAGGGTTTGGCGGTTTTGAGCTCGCGTCAGTGTATCCGTTGGCACTAGATGACCCGCAAAAAGGGGTTCGGAATCTTCCGTATGGATCACCGGAGATGGTGGAGATGCTGCAATATGCCCAGCAGCAAGGCCGGGCGCTGGGAATGCGAGCGGATTTGACGCTAGGCAGCGGGTGGCCTTTCGGCGGCCCACACATCTCGATTGATCAGGCTGCGGGAAAGTTGAAGATTGTTGTCGCAGAACTGCCGATTAACAAACTACCGGAGTTGCAGGAAGGGGATGTCCCGGTGGCTGCGTTTGTTGCTAACGGCACACGTGAGCACTACGATGCTGCGACTGCGAGACAGATTCCTTTCCCGAAGGATGGAAGGCTCCTTTCTCAAAAGAAGTCGACCGAGCCTCAAGTTGCCCTATTTTTTATCAGCAGTCATACGCGTCAGATGGTGAAGCGCGCTGCGGTGGGCGGCGAGGGCTTTGTGCTGGACCACATGTCACGCGCGGCGATCGATACGCATCTGCTTACAGTTGGAGAATCGTTGCTTCGAGGATTCTCGGATGCGCCTCCGTATGCGATCTTTTCGGATTCCCTTGAGGTCTATGGCAGCGATTGGACGCGAGATCTTCCTGAAGAGTTCAAGAAGCGGCGTGGGTACGATCTGATTCCGCATCTTCCCGAGCTCGCAGAAGGGGGAACCGAACAGGCTGAGGCTGTGCGTCATGATTGGGCTGTAACTCTCTCTGATTTAGTTCGAGAAAATTATCTAAAGCCTATGGCGGATTTTGCTGCTGCCCATGGCACGCGTTTTCGATCGCAAACTTATGGAACCCCTGCAGTCACGCTCAGTGATGAACGCATTCCACAGCTGCCAGAAGGCGAAGGCCCACAGTGGGACAGCTTCTCGTTTACGCGATGGGCATCTTCGGCGAATCACCTGTTTGGGAATAACGTTACATCGGCAGAGACATGGACTTGGCTGCATTCTCCTGTCTTCCGCGCCACGCCTCTGGACATGAAGGCAGAAGCCGACCGGATGTTTCTGGAAGGTGTGAATCAGATCATCGGGCATGGGTGGCCGTATTCTCCTCCTTATGCGACGGAGCCAGGATACTCGTTGTATGCGGCAGCAGTATTTAATGCACACAATCCCTGGTGGCCTGTGATGCCTGATGTAACACGCTATCTTCAACGTGTGAGTTGGATATTGCGCCAAGGGCAACCTGCAAATGATGTAGCGGTTCTGTTGCCTGAGGATGATGCACAGGCAGATTTTAGGCCTGGTCATGTTTCCGTCACTGACGAGATGAAAGTGAAGATCACGCCGACGCTGATGCATGCGATTCTCAGTTCAGGGCATAATTTGGATTATGTTGATGGTCCAGCGTTGAAAGGCCTTGCGGGCCATTCACTTCTTATCGTCCCTCCAGCACGCCGCATTCGTTTGCAGGATTTGCAGCAGATTCATGCGTACGTTCGGGGTGGAGGAAAGGTAATTTTTATTGGAGCAGTGCCTTCGATGGCTCCTGGGCTGACAGATGCAAACGATACGCCAAAGATCCATGCATTGATGACGGAGCTTCAAGCAGGCACTGTTCATGTGGAAGGTGAAGAAGAATTATCAGCAGCGATTGAACGTCTGATACGTCCGGACTTGGATGTTCGCTCGGCGAATGGTGCCGTAGGCTTTATTCGCCGTCACTTACCAGGTGCAGAGATTTACTTCATCGCAAATACCTCCGCAGAGACGAAGACATTCCCGCTACGTTCCAGCAGCGGATATTCCACCGCAGAATGGTGGAATCCGGAAAGCGGCTCAGTCACATTGGCGGCGAGGGATGAGCCAGTTGCATTAGAACCGTATGGGTCGAGAGTATTGGTTCTCCATAAAGAAGCTGCTCCCGTTATTTCAAGGGCAGTTTCTCTGAAAGAGGATGGCGCGCCGATTGTATTAAGCCAGTGGGTGGAAGAATTTCCTGGGAGTGCCGGTTCTCCGCCTCTACCTTCGCAAAAGAATGCCAGCACAATATGGACAGAGAATTCGTCTACGAAGTTTTACTCAGGTGAGGTTCGATATGAGACGAGCTTTCGTCTTATTTCCTCAAAAGCAGGGGAACATATTGTTCTACGATTTGCAGATGGACAAGCGCTGCCGAATACGCAGACACGAGGAAAGAACGGGATGCGGGCCTGGTATGACGCTCCGATTCGTGAGGCGGCGATAGTGTTTATCAACGGAGAGCGTGTCGGATCTCTGTGGCACCCGCCTTATGAACTAGACGTTACGCAATTTGTTATAGCAGGTGAGAATCGCATAGAGATTTATGTCTACAACACGGCGATTAATGAACTGGCCGGACAGACTCCCCGCGATTACACGGCTTTGAAGGCGAAGTACGGCGATCGCTTTCAAATGCAGGACATGGATAATTTGCAGCCTGTCCCGTCTGGGGTCTTTGGTCCTGTCAGGGTTGTTCGTGAGGTGGAAAGCCACTAG
- a CDS encoding substrate-binding domain-containing protein, whose amino-acid sequence MAKTSKRLYLIPVLSKSLDILELLQAENKPMSLEAIHRRTRISKTTVYRVLKTLVHRGYLAQSPDGMYRHVMRPKKLRFGFGGQSADMPFSEEVTRSLREAAAASGVDLVELDNRYDAATAVQNAEEFIRSRVDLMIEFNVEQSVAAIIGDKVASASIPLIAIDIPHPNATYFGVDNYRVGVDAGEILARHAQSEWNGKVDWVVGLDLPEAGLLVQGRISGAFEAVRSVFPDLSPETFVRLDGRGMRDVSAKLVTNFLEKHPKDRHILIAAATDTSALGAVDAARRLKRQKHIAVVGQDCIAEALEEMKSPASPLVASISHETSTYGPNLMQLGLALLKGQIVPPYNYVSHKLVTRESLS is encoded by the coding sequence TTGGCCAAGACATCGAAGCGTCTTTACCTGATCCCTGTTCTCTCGAAGTCGCTGGACATTCTGGAACTGTTGCAAGCGGAAAATAAGCCGATGTCGCTGGAGGCGATCCATCGGCGTACGCGCATCTCGAAGACAACGGTTTATCGCGTATTGAAGACGCTGGTCCATCGGGGTTATCTGGCGCAATCGCCTGACGGCATGTATCGGCACGTGATGCGTCCAAAGAAGCTGCGGTTTGGGTTCGGTGGCCAGAGTGCCGACATGCCGTTCTCGGAAGAGGTGACGCGAAGTTTGCGCGAGGCGGCGGCGGCTTCCGGAGTCGACCTGGTTGAGCTGGATAATCGCTACGACGCGGCGACAGCCGTGCAGAACGCGGAGGAGTTTATCCGCAGCCGGGTGGACTTGATGATTGAGTTTAACGTGGAACAGTCGGTCGCAGCGATTATTGGGGATAAGGTGGCGTCAGCGAGTATCCCCTTGATTGCGATTGATATCCCACATCCGAATGCCACTTATTTTGGAGTGGATAACTATCGCGTGGGTGTGGATGCCGGTGAGATTCTGGCGCGCCATGCACAGTCGGAGTGGAACGGGAAGGTCGATTGGGTGGTCGGTCTCGATCTGCCTGAGGCAGGACTGCTGGTCCAGGGACGCATCTCGGGAGCTTTTGAGGCCGTGCGGTCGGTCTTTCCGGACCTGTCGCCGGAGACCTTTGTGCGGCTGGATGGGCGAGGGATGCGGGACGTCAGCGCAAAGCTGGTCACGAATTTTCTGGAGAAGCATCCCAAGGACCGCCATATTCTGATTGCGGCTGCGACCGATACCAGCGCGCTAGGAGCGGTGGATGCGGCGCGGCGGCTGAAACGGCAGAAGCACATTGCCGTCGTGGGCCAGGACTGTATCGCGGAGGCGCTGGAGGAGATGAAGTCTCCGGCTTCGCCGCTGGTTGCATCGATCTCGCATGAGACGAGCACCTATGGGCCAAACCTGATGCAGCTGGGACTAGCGCTGTTGAAGGGCCAGATTGTGCCGCCCTACAACTACGTCTCGCACAAGCTGGTGACGCGCGAATCCCTGTCGTAG
- a CDS encoding bifunctional rhamnulose-1-phosphate aldolase/short-chain dehydrogenase, with protein MAGRLKFLEDKWDDAVAAKLDGPELLRYRSNLLGSDLRITNFGGGNTSSKLEEIDPVTSEKVQVLWVKGSGGDLGSIKRSGFATLYLDRLLALEKQYKGVAEEDAMVALYPLVTFNNNPTAASIDTPLHGFLPFAHVDHLHPDWGIALAASANGKQKMEEFNKEFGHRLAWLPWQRPGFELGMMLRRIVQETPGCDGVVLGGHGLFTWGDTQREAYLNTITIIDQLGQFIERHASKPGYKSFGGSRVQSHSDRKKIATEIMPYLRGAVSRKQRWIGSFTDADQVLGFVNSENAEKLAHLGTSCPDHFIRTKIRPMFLKWDPAGDPKEIPAIIEKALETYRAEYSEYYTKHALPDSPKQRDASPTVVLLPGVGMFTFGKSKTEARLTGEFYINAIGVMQGAGALGGGVECKDIPQAGPAASADQFTVYDNYVALPPSEAFRIEYWALEEAKIRRQPPEKQLSRQVALIVGGGSGIGHQVALIAAERGAHVVVADRDAAAAEKVAVECKAIAGKEAVGFTAIDIRDRKAIQAALEATIQQFGGLDILINTAAMFPSSPDGIISDAQWALTLEVNVTANYLLADEAQKVLKSQGLDGSVVLTSSANAVVAKRGSEAYDVSKAALSHLVRELAVSLAPKVRVNGISPATVVKGSTMFPRDRVKASLTKYKIPFNDSSGDDELRNALAQFYAERTLTHTPIDPKDCAEAIMFLAGPLTRCTTGHIIPVDGGLVEAYLR; from the coding sequence ATGGCTGGAAGGTTGAAGTTTCTGGAAGACAAGTGGGATGATGCGGTGGCAGCGAAGCTGGACGGGCCTGAACTGTTGCGTTATCGCAGCAATCTACTGGGATCGGACCTTCGCATTACGAACTTTGGTGGAGGAAACACCAGCTCCAAGTTGGAGGAGATCGATCCTGTAACCAGTGAGAAGGTTCAGGTACTGTGGGTGAAGGGTTCGGGTGGGGACCTGGGTAGCATCAAGCGTTCGGGGTTTGCCACGTTGTATCTGGACCGTCTACTAGCGCTGGAGAAACAATACAAAGGCGTGGCCGAAGAGGATGCGATGGTGGCGCTCTATCCTCTGGTTACCTTTAATAACAATCCGACGGCGGCTTCGATCGATACGCCTCTGCATGGATTCCTTCCGTTTGCTCATGTTGATCACCTTCATCCCGATTGGGGAATTGCGCTGGCGGCCTCTGCCAATGGTAAGCAGAAGATGGAGGAGTTCAATAAGGAGTTCGGGCATAGGCTGGCGTGGCTTCCTTGGCAGCGTCCAGGATTTGAGCTTGGCATGATGTTGCGCCGGATTGTTCAGGAGACTCCGGGATGCGATGGAGTGGTGCTGGGTGGACATGGGTTGTTCACGTGGGGAGATACTCAACGCGAAGCATATCTAAATACGATTACGATCATCGATCAATTGGGCCAATTTATCGAGCGTCATGCATCGAAACCTGGATATAAGAGCTTTGGCGGCAGCAGGGTGCAGTCGCATTCTGATCGCAAGAAGATTGCCACTGAGATCATGCCCTATCTTCGTGGCGCGGTTTCGCGTAAGCAGCGTTGGATTGGCAGCTTTACGGATGCCGATCAAGTGCTTGGCTTCGTGAACTCGGAGAATGCGGAGAAACTAGCGCATCTGGGGACGAGTTGCCCGGACCACTTTATCCGTACCAAGATTCGCCCGATGTTTTTGAAGTGGGATCCAGCGGGTGATCCGAAGGAGATTCCCGCGATCATTGAGAAGGCGCTTGAGACGTATCGCGCGGAATATTCGGAGTACTACACAAAGCATGCGTTGCCTGATTCGCCAAAGCAACGGGATGCGAGCCCGACCGTCGTTCTATTGCCTGGTGTAGGGATGTTTACATTTGGCAAGAGCAAGACAGAGGCTCGGTTGACAGGCGAGTTCTACATCAACGCGATTGGCGTGATGCAGGGAGCCGGGGCACTTGGTGGAGGTGTAGAGTGCAAGGACATTCCTCAGGCTGGTCCCGCAGCCTCAGCCGATCAGTTTACGGTCTATGACAACTATGTTGCTCTGCCACCGAGTGAAGCCTTCCGTATTGAATACTGGGCTCTGGAAGAGGCAAAGATTCGCCGTCAGCCGCCGGAGAAACAGCTGAGCCGTCAGGTGGCGCTGATCGTGGGTGGAGGAAGCGGCATTGGACACCAGGTTGCTTTGATTGCTGCTGAACGGGGAGCACACGTTGTAGTCGCCGACCGTGATGCCGCAGCAGCGGAGAAGGTTGCGGTGGAATGCAAAGCAATTGCCGGAAAAGAAGCAGTTGGTTTTACTGCGATCGATATCCGCGACCGCAAAGCTATTCAAGCCGCACTTGAAGCGACCATTCAGCAGTTTGGTGGCCTCGATATTCTGATCAATACAGCTGCAATGTTTCCTTCGTCTCCAGATGGCATCATCAGCGATGCTCAATGGGCGCTTACTCTCGAGGTCAATGTCACGGCGAACTATCTGCTGGCGGATGAGGCACAGAAGGTGCTGAAGTCGCAGGGACTGGATGGGAGCGTCGTTCTAACGAGTTCGGCCAATGCGGTGGTTGCAAAGCGAGGAAGTGAGGCTTACGACGTAAGCAAAGCAGCGTTGAGCCATCTTGTCAGGGAGCTTGCGGTCAGCCTTGCTCCGAAGGTGCGGGTGAATGGTATCAGCCCAGCTACGGTGGTGAAGGGATCGACGATGTTTCCGCGCGATCGTGTGAAGGCTTCGCTGACGAAGTACAAGATTCCGTTTAACGATTCGAGTGGCGATGATGAACTGCGCAATGCACTGGCGCAGTTCTATGCAGAGCGTACGCTGACACATACGCCGATTGATCCAAAGGATTGTGCCGAAGCCATTATGTTCCTGGCTGGACCGCTTACCCGCTGCACGACGGGACACATCATTCCAGTTGACGGCGGCTTGGTGGAGGCCTATCTGCGATGA
- a CDS encoding rhamnulokinase produces the protein MSRAVGLRFPKDRRASIAVDLGAESCRVSLLRWTDEGPKVQLVHRCSNGPVRREDGLHWPLDQIVEGVEEGLRRCAELAPEGVRSIAVDGWAVDYVRLNEDGTPIAEPFCYRDERNVRAAEELHKKISPDRMREITGIQQLTINTLYQLYADREAGYVPARWVNLPEYMLARWGAELVAEFTNATHTQLIDLRTRKWSEEIFREAGLNIKMASRIVPPGTKLGKLCGPLQQLAAFQNTELIAPACHDTASAIAGIPALGDDWAYISSGTWSLVGALTSRPINSSEVRADNFTNLGAAGSANCFHKNVNGMWLLKQCESSWAAQGFEPGIAELLRACEGIAAPATLLDVDDPDLLLFGEMPQRINRQLLAKDAKPLDESPAGAPEMVSLILHSLAARYAEVLSRVRKHTGKNLRRLFIVGGGSQNTLLNRLTAEATGLEVCCGSMESSTLGNFAIQIAALETTCSPESKDFAAEIYDWVNRLSS, from the coding sequence ATGAGCAGAGCGGTGGGGCTGCGTTTTCCGAAAGATAGACGAGCCTCAATTGCGGTCGATCTGGGCGCGGAGAGTTGCCGCGTAAGTCTGTTGCGTTGGACGGACGAAGGGCCGAAAGTTCAACTGGTTCATCGTTGCAGCAATGGCCCAGTACGCCGCGAGGATGGGTTACATTGGCCTCTGGATCAGATTGTTGAAGGTGTTGAAGAAGGACTGCGGCGGTGCGCAGAGCTTGCCCCAGAAGGCGTTCGATCGATTGCTGTTGATGGTTGGGCGGTGGACTACGTTCGCCTGAATGAAGACGGCACTCCAATTGCCGAACCCTTTTGTTATCGGGATGAACGGAATGTTCGTGCTGCGGAGGAATTGCACAAGAAGATTTCTCCGGACCGGATGCGCGAGATCACAGGAATTCAGCAGCTCACTATCAACACGCTCTATCAGCTTTATGCAGACCGGGAGGCCGGATATGTTCCTGCGCGCTGGGTCAATCTTCCGGAGTACATGCTTGCTCGATGGGGAGCTGAACTCGTCGCCGAATTTACGAATGCCACTCATACGCAGCTGATTGATCTTCGGACCCGCAAATGGAGCGAGGAGATCTTCCGCGAAGCAGGGTTGAATATCAAGATGGCTTCGCGGATTGTTCCTCCCGGGACAAAGTTAGGGAAGCTATGTGGGCCTTTGCAGCAGCTTGCCGCCTTTCAGAACACGGAATTAATTGCACCGGCGTGCCATGACACGGCTTCGGCAATTGCTGGAATTCCTGCTCTGGGGGATGATTGGGCCTATATCAGCTCAGGCACATGGTCATTAGTTGGCGCGCTTACATCACGGCCTATTAATAGTTCTGAGGTTCGGGCGGACAACTTTACTAACCTGGGAGCCGCAGGTAGTGCGAACTGCTTTCATAAAAATGTGAATGGCATGTGGCTCCTGAAACAATGCGAGAGCTCTTGGGCTGCACAAGGGTTTGAACCAGGGATTGCTGAATTGCTTCGTGCGTGTGAAGGTATAGCTGCTCCTGCGACACTTCTGGATGTGGATGATCCTGACCTTCTTTTGTTCGGAGAGATGCCGCAGCGTATCAATCGCCAGTTGTTAGCGAAGGATGCGAAGCCACTGGACGAATCGCCCGCGGGGGCTCCGGAGATGGTTTCACTGATCTTGCATAGCCTGGCTGCACGATATGCAGAGGTTCTCTCACGCGTAAGGAAACATACAGGAAAAAACCTGCGTCGCTTGTTCATCGTAGGTGGTGGTTCACAGAATACCCTGTTGAATCGACTGACAGCAGAAGCTACGGGGCTCGAGGTCTGTTGTGGCTCGATGGAAAGTTCGACGCTGGGCAACTTTGCAATACAGATTGCGGCACTCGAAACGACTTGTTCTCCGGAGTCAAAGGATTTTGCCGCAGAGATCTATGACTGGGTGAACAGGCTTTCCTCGTAA